The genomic region CACCGAAGGCAGTCCGAATTCCTCCCTTAAATCATCTGAAAGCAGTATATAATGCCTGTCGGAAAGGCAGAACTGGTTCACGATCGGGGCCACTGCATCTTCTCTTCCCGTGTCTGAATAATCAGTCCCTCTATGATCGCGGAATAAATTTTTACCATGGTTACCCGACAGATTATAAGTTAAAAGCCCTGCTACAATCACAACCACCGTGGCCATGGCAGGAATTGTTTTTCTGAAATTAAACGGCATATACATTCCCTCTTTTCCGCGTTGTTTTAAAATATTGTCAAGCATCCTCTTTTTTGCGGCTTCATCGGGTCTAATTTGCCCAAAAGCCGTCTTCAGGTCTTCTTTTTTCATTTTTCATCACCTTCCAGTTCAATTTTAAGAATTTTCCTGCCATTGTGCAGATAACCTCTTATTGTGGACGGATTTTTCCTCAGTATTTCAGCTATCTCCACCGTTGAATATCCTTCATAGTAATACAGATATATCGCCATTTTATATTTGGGGGGAAGTTCCATAACCTTTTTTAAAATACTGTCAGATGCAAAAGACTGCTCAATCTCGGTTTCCGGAACCTGATTTATGCCTATTGTCTTTGACCACCAGTGCCTGAAATGATCCTTGCACAGATTGGTCGCCGTTCTTATAAGCCAGGCTTTTTCATGCTCTTCACTCCGAAAAACCGTCCTGTCCTTTATAAGCCTTAAAAAAGTGTTTTGAACCATATCCTCAGCGTCATGCCTGTTTTTCATAAACAAAAAACAAATCCGGTAAACAGTGTCCACATGCCTGTTGTAAATTTGTATAAGTTCCTCACTCGTACGACATGAACCCTTCAATACGACTTCCCCCTTTCACCTGAAATACGATCGGGGACGCAAAAACGTTTGGAGAATAAAAAAATAATTTTATATATTTTTTC from Thermoclostridium stercorarium subsp. stercorarium DSM 8532 harbors:
- a CDS encoding RNA polymerase sigma factor encodes the protein MKGSCRTSEELIQIYNRHVDTVYRICFLFMKNRHDAEDMVQNTFLRLIKDRTVFRSEEHEKAWLIRTATNLCKDHFRHWWSKTIGINQVPETEIEQSFASDSILKKVMELPPKYKMAIYLYYYEGYSTVEIAEILRKNPSTIRGYLHNGRKILKIELEGDEK